The Fructilactobacillus myrtifloralis genome segment AAAGTTTGTTGGGGAAAACGATTATTTATGAAGATGGTAAAAACTACCATGTAACCTTAAAAAATAGTCTTCCCGAATTAACTACCTACCACTGGCACGGTCTAGACGTTTCTGGTCCTTACATTGACGGTGGTTGTCACGCGCCTGTTTACCCTGGTGAAGCTAAGGAAATCGAATTTCCGATCCACCAACCAGCTGCAACGACGTGGTTGCACGCTCATCCGTGTCCTTTAACTGGTTGGGACGTTTGGCATGGTTTAGCTTGTGCGGTGGTCGTCAAAGACCAACACGAAGCCACGTTGCCATTGCCACGGAACTACGGTGTCGATGACATTCCAGTGATCTTACAAGACCGCCGGTTTGACGAACACAACCAGTGGAACTACGACGATGACTACGATCCAGATGGAACTGCCGGTCCAACGGCCTTAATTAACGGAACGGTAAATCCCTACTTCGACGTTACTACGCAAAAATTGCGGTTACGATTCTTAGATGGTTCGAACCGGCGGGAATGGCGCTTGCACCTCAGCGATGACATGGTGATGACCCAAATCGCTTCTGACGGTGGCCTACTGCCTGAACCAGTTTACCTAACCAAGTTAATGATGACCTGTGCCGAACGGACGGAAGTTGTTCTAGACTTTGGTAAGTACAAACCAGGTGATGAAGTGACCTTGTACTCTGATGACACGCCGATCCTCAAGTTCAAGATTCACGAATTCGCCAAGGATGACACGGAAATTCCGGATCACCTTGCTGACGTTGAGTATCCAGATCCTGACAAAGACTCCTTGGTCCACCAAGTAGTAATGTCTGGAACTGACGAAGAAGTTCAAATCAACGGGAAAAAGTTTGGTATGATGCGGATTGATGACCGGCAAGAACTCGGAAAATCCGAATACTGGGACATCACGAATACTAACGATTGTTGTGGGGGAATGATTCACCCCTACCACTCCCACGGTGGCCAGTTCATGGTGGTTTCACGGAATGGAAAGGCACCATATCCCAACGAACGCGGTTACAAAGATACCATTGGAGTCAACGCGGGCGAAACCGTGCGGGTGAAGATGAAGTTTAACCTCCCTGGGGTCTTCATGTATCACTGCCACATCATCGAACACGAAGATGGGGGAATGATGGCGCAACTACAGGTTTACACCAAGGATGATCCGCACAAGAAATACAAACTGATGGACATGAAAACCTTGATGGATGCCTTAGCTAAAGAACGGCACTGTCGTCCAGAAGACTTGAAAATCAAGAGTTTGGAATCCTACCGCAAGATGGGCATGGACATGTGTTAATTTAATGATTACTAAAAAAGCGTCACAACCGACTAAGAATGTCAGTTGTGACGCTTTTGTTGTAGTTAAAATTATTTTTGTGAATACAACTCATATAATTTGTATTAAATAAAAAATATGATAATTATATTTCTTCGTTACCAGCCATTTTATTAAGAGTATCTTTAATTTCATCAACAGTTATGATTTTATCAACTTTAAGATTGTGCAATAAGTTTTTATTAACGTCTGTATCTCGATTAATTAAAATTATAAAAGAATTTAAATCCTCTAAGATGGATTTAGGAACTTTTTCTATATCGTAATCATGCTCTAAATCAATATAGGGTATCAATCTGAATATATCATTTCTATGCTTTGTTTTATCAGCATGATTAAATATTTTTCCTCTGTTTGATATGTCCAAGTGAGCTTTAGCTTTTAATAAAATTAAATAGGGTATTTTTATAGTAGAAATATAAACATCATTATATTCTATAGTTTCTCTTCCCATTTTTAATAATTCGTAGTAATCATCATCCAAGATAATTGCAGATAAACTGGGATCAGGGGAAAAAGGAAGAGGAGTTTTTTGATTTGTTTTTTTTAATGGATAAAAATCAATCGGAACTCTTGAAAACAATTCAATAAGTTTAGGAGCATCACTACTTTTGGGATTTTTAAATCTATAGAATTGACTATTATCATCATTTTTTTATCAGAATGCTCATATTCATTTTCTTTTATATATTTATAAAAAACTTTTGGGAAATCATCTTTTATGTTTTCAAATAAAACAACAATGTCATAATCTTGGGTTTGTCTAAAATCACCACCTTGATTTCCTATTAAGACAGAAGCTGCATTCCCACCAATGAGAACATAATCATCTTGGAAATTTCTTAGTGTATTAAAAAATCGTTCATAAATCATAATTAATTGTCTCCTTTATTTCAATCTATTATCGACTAGTTCATTAATACCATCTATCAATCTTTCATCATTTTTATCATCAAGACTTAAAAATAAATTTATGGGATCAATGGTTTTCTTAGGATATGAAAAGTCTACAAAATCTCTATAAAATTTATTATATTTTAATAAATCATACTTTGAAAACTGCAATATATATTTAAGATCATATATCCAATCATCAAATTTAGCAGTTGTACTAGCATCAACAATATCCTTTAGAACTTTATTTTCTTTTTGATATAATGATATTTCTGAATAACTGTGTTCAGATATCATTGAAGAATTAGAAAGAGCCATGTCCCCAACATATACGAAATCCTTTAACTGATTATGATCAAAAAATTCATTCATTTCATTTTCAAGATTTTCGCTTATATAATATTTTTTTTTATACAAAGGATTTTTTAATAATTCTTTATAATTCATCAATAAAGAATAAGAGTCAAGACCAATAAAATATTCTTTATTCCTAGTGTTCCCAATAGAAGATATAATTGATTGCTCCTCTAATTCACTTAAAGATCTTGACAATGTTGAGCGATTTCTTATATCAATGTATTTTTCAAAATACTTAATAAATTCGTCTCCACCAGTAAACCCAATTTTATTATTATATACATTAATAGGAGAATCATATCTTGTAATATTTATTTTTGATTCATTTTTATTTACAGATTGTATTATATATAATAATAATACAAATATTTCTTGGCTATATCTACTTAGTCTTGATTTATTATTAATAGACTTAAATGAATATAATCTAGTACCTAAAAAAGGTAAAAACATTTCACCATTAGAACAAAAAAAAGGAATACCCCTATTTAAGAATACTTTTTTATCTATTTCACGAATTTTATTTGAAAATAAAGCTATAGGATACTTAATGAAATTTTTTCTTATAACAGACATCGCCCTAACAGAATCCTCAGAAGATGCGTTATCTGAAAACAAAGCAATAAAATCTGTATCTAATAAGTTAATCTTCAATAAAATGAAATTTTTTTTTATATATAAAGGAGTGTACTTATTGTTTTCAATTATTTTATATTCACATTTTAAACCAGTTGTAATTTCAAAACGGTGTATATATTTATCAAAAGTACTCAAAATTATTTCATCTCCTATCAGGATAATATTGGTGCAAAAAATGAATTATTTATTCTTTTAATATGAATATATACTTAATTTTATGCACCAATATTGTAACAAAACAATTTAATTACAACAACTATAAAACGACAATTAAATTCATTTTTATAATCAGTCAAAAAAATTATTGGTGCATAAAATGAATAGTTTATTCTTTTAATATGAACATATACTTAATTTTATGCACCAATAATTAAAGCTTAATTTTTGAATTTATTCGTATGAAATTATATAACTACTTCAAATATAAACTAACAAAGAAATAATAAATCACAAAAACCATAATACTAATCAGCTAATCTAGGTTATCTAACGAGCTTGGACATTCTCCCAGTAGATTTTTACTCGGTTATTTTTTTCTCCTGTGTATCTTTTTCCTGGTTAAAAAAACTCCGGAGCAAGATGATTGCTCCGGAGTTAAAATATTCATCTTATTTGAGATCAGTTTGCGTAAGTTGCAAGTTACTAAATTGGTTGTCGCTATCATCCGGTTTAATGCTGTAGCCTTTCACCCGTTTGTTAACTGGCTGCCAGTCTAGCGAGAATGAACTTGGTGCATAAGCTGCTTCCTTATTCATGTATTCCTGCCAGTCTTTGAACTGTTTAGCCCGGTACTGATCGTTCCAAGCCTTATCGTTATTCATGTTGTTCATCAATTGCGTGTTTTGCTTGGAAACGAAGTGACCCATATTAAATGGTGCACTTTGACCGTAAAGTGCAGTTGGCGTTGGTTCAGAACTAACCGAGAAGCCGCCCCGCCAAACATCAATGTCTTTGTTATCAGGCTTTCTCAATGCAGCTAGATAACTGTTTCCTTCCATCAACTTACCAGAGGTAAACTTCACGTTCAGGCCTAACTTCCGCCATTGCTGAACGTAATACTTACTAGTAGCATTTGAAGCTTCGGAACTATTTGGCGCCGCAAAGTTAATTTCCAATGGTTTCCCATTTGGTTGAACCCGCCACTTCCCTTTCTTCTTGTAACCGGCTTGATCCAACAGCTTATTGGCCTTGGCTTCATCGTATGGGAATCCTTTAGCCTGTTTGTCGTAGTACTTCTTAAACACCGGTGGAATCAAGGTATTAGCTCGCCAAGCAACCCCGTTTCCAAATTTCTTAGCAACTTCATCCTGGTCGATGGCATACATCATGGCCTGACGAAGGTTCTTGTTGTTCATCTTCTTGTTCTTGTCCGTAACCTGCTTGTTGGTCTTAGTGTCGAAGTGTCCAAGGTTAAAGCCGAAGTAGTAGTACCCCAATTCTGGTTGACCAACCACTTGGTAATTACTCATTTTGGCAATCTTTGGATAGTCAGCCGCAGATTGGACTCCCTGGGTAAAGTCATACTTCTTCGCTTTCAATGCCGCCGTCACGTTACTTGGTGAAACGATTTGAATGTTGATGTGTTTGATGTGCGCCTTTTTACCCCAGTAATACTTGTTTGGACTCCAACTCGTTGACTCCCCTTCAACCACTTTGTCAAGTTTGTAAGCACCGGTAAAGATCGGAGTTTTCCGAATTTTATCAGAAGCAACGAGATCCGGAATCTTAACGTCCTTCAAGTATTCATACGGTTCAACTGAGCCCCACATAAAGTAGTTACCAGAATACTGCATGGCTGGCGTGATCCGATCATATTGAATAACCGTTTTCTTACCTTTTTCTCCATCTGGGAACGTAATTCCGGCGATCTTATCGGCCTTTCCGTCGTGGTAATCCTTCATTCCCTTGATGTGTTCAAAGTCATCTGAATACTGTTGTGATTTTGTTTGCGGATTGGCCAGCACTTCGTAAGCGTATTCCACGTCCTTCGCTGTAACCGGCATCCCATTCGACCACTTGGCATTATTGCGCAAGGTAATTGTTGCCGTATTATTTTTCCGGTTTAAACGAAGGTTTGCCAAACCGCCATCTTTAATTTTGTAGTTATTATCGGTG includes the following:
- a CDS encoding multicopper oxidase family protein; this translates as MEDQAKHHVYTDYFFNESAYDYHDGGYVPLEKHDAPESKLNIPELLKPDKVEGNDVWYTVEAQTGETQILPGEPTKTWGYNQSLLGKTIIYEDGKNYHVTLKNSLPELTTYHWHGLDVSGPYIDGGCHAPVYPGEAKEIEFPIHQPAATTWLHAHPCPLTGWDVWHGLACAVVVKDQHEATLPLPRNYGVDDIPVILQDRRFDEHNQWNYDDDYDPDGTAGPTALINGTVNPYFDVTTQKLRLRFLDGSNRREWRLHLSDDMVMTQIASDGGLLPEPVYLTKLMMTCAERTEVVLDFGKYKPGDEVTLYSDDTPILKFKIHEFAKDDTEIPDHLADVEYPDPDKDSLVHQVVMSGTDEEVQINGKKFGMMRIDDRQELGKSEYWDITNTNDCCGGMIHPYHSHGGQFMVVSRNGKAPYPNERGYKDTIGVNAGETVRVKMKFNLPGVFMYHCHIIEHEDGGMMAQLQVYTKDDPHKKYKLMDMKTLMDALAKERHCRPEDLKIKSLESYRKMGMDMC
- a CDS encoding oligopeptide ABC transporter substrate-binding protein, whose translation is MKRRHKLALWGSVAVVALSLAACSNGGSDATAKTPKLPQTYSAAGKADSKANDGTLKIGEVSQSPFTGISDPILANDKTDADVFLPGGQNNLFATDNNYKIKDGGLANLRLNRKNNTATITLRNNAKWSNGMPVTAKDVEYAYEVLANPQTKSQQYSDDFEHIKGMKDYHDGKADKIAGITFPDGEKGKKTVIQYDRITPAMQYSGNYFMWGSVEPYEYLKDVKIPDLVASDKIRKTPIFTGAYKLDKVVEGESTSWSPNKYYWGKKAHIKHINIQIVSPSNVTAALKAKKYDFTQGVQSAADYPKIAKMSNYQVVGQPELGYYYFGFNLGHFDTKTNKQVTDKNKKMNNKNLRQAMMYAIDQDEVAKKFGNGVAWRANTLIPPVFKKYYDKQAKGFPYDEAKANKLLDQAGYKKKGKWRVQPNGKPLEINFAAPNSSEASNATSKYYVQQWRKLGLNVKFTSGKLMEGNSYLAALRKPDNKDIDVWRGGFSVSSEPTPTALYGQSAPFNMGHFVSKQNTQLMNNMNNDKAWNDQYRAKQFKDWQEYMNKEAAYAPSSFSLDWQPVNKRVKGYSIKPDDSDNQFSNLQLTQTDLK